In the genome of Conger conger chromosome 8, fConCon1.1, whole genome shotgun sequence, one region contains:
- the aup1 gene encoding lipid droplet-regulating VLDL assembly factor AUP1: protein MEMRGIEHLFDFQRFPNEGLPLVLLLLYAPVGLALMLLRIFIGVHVFLVSCALPESFVRRFIVRIMCSMLGMYVKQNDPRLRDGNVKLYISNHVTRFDHNIINLLTSCNTPMLEGLRGFMCWARGYMELGTVTRRMELVEALQRYCSTPGVPPLLLFPEEDTTNGHAGLLKFSSWAFSLTESVQPVALFVKRPLLTVNTAESSWVAELLWTLFVPFTVYQVRWLPTVSRPDAKAPQEFADRVQELLAIELGVVSTQFTKADKAEHIKRKRHVPPRATNSNLGARPRTSPLGSVGLSSGTEDRQIAGMALQVKEVLPDIPLSVITRDLVQTNCVDTTITNLLECSEEALEEAFAGAQSGLSRGPRSPAALPVSIIKPAAKTFGKSPIDRHMSLKERKEALYEYARRRYIEKHGLKKENDL, encoded by the exons atggAGATGCGAGGAATAGAGCACCTTTTTGACTTCCAGAG GTTTCCGAATGAAGGACTTCCCCTGGTGCTACTTCTGTTGTACGCCCCTGTTGGCCTGGCTTTGATGTTGTTGAGAATATTTATCGGCGTACACGTGTTTTTAGTCAGCTGCGCCCTTCCAGAGAGTTTTGTAAGAAG ATTCATTGTGAGGATCATGTGTTCCATGCTCGGTATGTACGTCAAACAGAACGACCCAAGATTACGAGATGGAAACGTCAAACTCTACATCTCCAACCATGTCACACGGTTCGACCACAACATTATCAACCTTCTGACTTCTTGTAACACT CCCATGCTCGAAGGTTTGCGGGGTTTCATGTGCTGGGCACGGGGGTACATGGAGCTTGGCACCGTAACGAGACGGATGGAGCTTGTGGAAGCCTTGCAGAGGTACTGTTCCACACCTGGTGTTCCGCCCCTGCTACTCTTCCCTGAGGAGGACACTACCAACGGCCATGCTGGTCTCCTCAAGTTCAG CTCCTGGGCCTTCTCCCTGACCGAATCTGTTCAGCCGGTGGCCTTGTTTGTGAAGCGGCCACTTCTCACCGTG AATACAGCCGAATCATCATGGGTGGCCGAACTGTTATGGACCCTGTTCGTCCCGTTCACAGTGTACCAAGTAAG GTGGCTTCCTACTGTGTCCCGACCAGATGCAAAGGCGCCACAAGAGTTTGCCGATAGAGTTCAGGAG CTCCTGGCTATTGAGCTGGGTGTGGTGTCCACACAGTTTACCAAAGCAGACAAAGCTGAACACATCAAAAGGAAAAGACATGTTCCGCCTCGGGCAACAAACTCGA ATCTTGGTGCTAGACCTCGGACCTCTCCTCTCGGTTCAGTGGGGCTCAGTTCTGGGACAGAGGACCGCCAAATTGCCGGAATGGCTCTACAGGTGAAAGAGGTGCTCCCCGATATCCCACTCAGCGTCATCACAAGGGACCTGG ttcAGACAAATTGTGTGGACACCACCATCACCAACCTGCTGGAGTGCAGTGAGGAGGCCCTGGAAGAAGCCTTCGCTGGGGCCCAGTCAGGCCTGTCCCGGGGCCCTCGATCCCCTGCTGCTCTACCTGTTTCCATCATCAAG CCAGCTGCTAAAACCTTTGGGAAGTCTCCCATTGACAGGCACATGTCCCTGAAGGAAAGGAAAGAAGCCTTGTATGAATATGCACGACG ACGTTACATTGAGAAACATGGactgaaaaaggaaaatgacCTATGA
- the LOC133135474 gene encoding tubulin beta-4 chain → MREIVHLQAGQCGNQIGAKFWEVISDEHGIDPTGSYHGDSDLQLDRINVYYNEASGGKYVPRAVLVDLEPGTMDSVRSGPFGQIFRPDNFVFGQSGAGNNWAKGHYTEGAELVDSVLDVVRKEAESCDCLQGFQLTHSLGGGTGSGMGTLLISKIREEYPDRIMNTFSVVPSPKVSDTVVEPYNATLSVHQLVENTDETYCIDNEALYDICFRTLKLTTPTYGDLNHLVSATMSGVTTCLRFPGQLNADLRKLAVNMVPFPRLHFFMPGFAPLTSRGSQQYRALTVPELTQQMFDAKNMMAACDPRHGRYLTVAAVFRGRMSMKEVDEQMLNVQNKNSSYFVEWIPNNVKTAVCDIPPRGLKMAATFIGNSTAIQELFKRISEQFTAMFRRKAFLHWYTGEGMDEMEFTEAESNMNDLVSEYQQYQDATAEEEGEFEEGEEELA, encoded by the exons atgaggGAGATCGTTCATTTGCAAGCTGGCCAGTGCGGAAACCAGATTGGTGCTAAG TTCTGGGAGGTGATTAGTGATGAGCATGGTATCGACCCCACCGGAAGTTACCATGGCGACAGTGATCTCCAGCTGGATAGGATCAATGTGTATTACAACGAAGCCTCAG GTGGTAAGTATGTGCCACGCGCAGTTCTGGTTGATCTGGAGCCTGGCACCATGGACTCTGTGAGATCCGGTCCCTTCGGACAGATCTTCAGGCCAGACAACTTTGTCTTTG GCCAGAGTGGTGCTGGTAACAACTGGGCCAAGGGACACTACACTGAGGGGGCTGAGCTAGTCGACTCTGTTCTGGATGTGGTGAGGAAGGAGGCAGAGAGTTGCGATTGCCTGCAGGGCTTCCAGCTCACCCACTCTCTGGGTGGAGGCACAGGGTCTGGCATGGGCACCTTGCTCATCAGCAAGATCCGGGAGGAGTACCCTGACCGCATCATGAACACATTCAGCGTGGTGCCCTCACCGAAGGTCTCGGACACAGTGGTGGAGCCATACAATGCCACACTCTCAGTGCACCAGCTTGTCGAGAACACGGATGAAACCTACTGTATTGACAATGAGGCACTCTACGACATCTGCTTCCGCACACTCAAGCTCACAACGCCTACCTATGGGGACCTCAACCACTTGGTTTCCGCCACCATGAGTGGGGTCACAACCTGCCTGCGATTCCCTGGACAGCTGAATGCTGACCTGCGTAAACTTGCCGTCAACATGGTGCCCTTCCCCCGCCTACACTTCTTCATGCCCGGCTTCGCCCCACTCACAAGCAGGGGGAGCCAGCAGTACCGAGCCCTCACTGTACCCGAGCTCACCCAGCAGATGTTCGATGCCAAGAACATGATGGCAGCTTGTGACCCCCGCCATGGGCGCTACCTCACAGTAGCTGCTGTTTTCCGTGGCAGGATGTCCATGAAGGAGGTGGACGAGCAGATGCTGAATGTGCAGAACAAGAACAGCAGTTACTTTGTGGAGTGGATCCCCAATAACGTGAAGACCGCTGTCTGTGACATCCCACCACGCGGGCTTAAGATGGCTGCCACCTTCATTGGCAATAGCACTGCTATCCAGGAGCTATTCAAGCGCATCTCAGAGCAGTTCACTGCCATGTTCAGGCGTAAGGCCTTCCTGCACTGGTATACTGGAGAGGGTATGGATGAGATGGAGTTCACAGAGGCAGAGAGCAACATGAACGACCTTGTGTCTGAGTACCAGCAGTACCAAGATGCCACAGCTGAGGAGGAAGGGGAATTTGAGGAGGGTGAAGAGGAGCTGGCATAA